From Streptomyces sp. NBC_00775, one genomic window encodes:
- a CDS encoding PH-like domain-containing protein, with protein MAAEQKSAEVTDWAARAGWLVGLALFVALVYWLMREGWKWRGTLQGDLPELPTAPEDPGPARLSMSGRYHGSTTAGQWLDRIVAHGLGTRSRVELTLTDAGLDVVRPGATDFFIPAEALREALLGKGIAGKVLSEGGLLIVTWAHGDKLIDSGFRSDRAAEHNRWVETLTNMINKTETEGAR; from the coding sequence ATGGCCGCCGAACAGAAGTCGGCGGAAGTGACCGACTGGGCCGCCCGGGCCGGCTGGCTCGTCGGCCTGGCCCTCTTCGTCGCCCTCGTCTACTGGCTGATGCGCGAGGGCTGGAAGTGGCGCGGCACCCTCCAGGGTGACCTGCCCGAGCTCCCCACCGCGCCGGAAGATCCGGGCCCGGCGAGACTGAGCATGAGCGGCCGCTACCACGGTTCCACCACCGCCGGGCAGTGGCTCGACCGTATCGTGGCGCACGGCCTGGGCACCCGCAGCCGGGTCGAGCTCACGCTGACGGACGCGGGACTGGACGTCGTACGCCCCGGGGCCACCGACTTCTTCATCCCGGCCGAGGCGCTGCGCGAGGCCCTGCTCGGCAAGGGAATCGCCGGCAAGGTCCTCAGCGAGGGCGGACTGCTCATCGTCACATGGGCGCACGGTGACAAGCTGATCGACTCCGGGTTCCGCTCGGACCGCGCGGCCGAGCACAACAGGTGGGTCGAGACCCTGACCAACATGATCAACAAGACGGAAACGGAAGGCGCACGATGA
- the carA gene encoding glutamine-hydrolyzing carbamoyl-phosphate synthase small subunit: MTTSIQGVASQRHKAAPAVLVLEDGRMFRGRAYGAVGETFGEAVFSTGMTGYQETLTDPSYHRQVVVMTAPHIGNTGVNDEDPESQRIWVAGYVVRDPARVPSNWRSRRSLDEELRKQGVVGISGIDTRALTRHLRERGAMRVGIFSGNALPDEGTMLAEVRQAPEMAGANLAAEVATKETYVVPAIGEKKFTVAAVDLGIKGMTPHRMAERGIEVHVLPATATAEDVYAVNPDGVFFSNGPGDPATADGPVAVMQEVLARKTPLFGICFGNQILGRALGFGTYKLKYGHRGINQPVQDRTTGKVEVTAHNHGFAVDAPLDKVSETPYGRAEVSHVCLNDQVVEGLHLLDQPAFSVQYHPEAAAGPHDAAYLFDRFVSLMEGQRA, from the coding sequence ATGACGACCTCCATCCAGGGAGTCGCCTCGCAGAGGCACAAGGCAGCTCCCGCCGTACTCGTCCTGGAGGACGGCCGGATGTTCCGTGGCCGCGCCTACGGGGCCGTGGGGGAGACCTTCGGCGAAGCGGTGTTCTCCACCGGCATGACCGGCTACCAGGAGACCCTCACCGACCCGTCGTACCACCGCCAGGTCGTCGTGATGACCGCCCCGCACATCGGCAACACCGGCGTCAACGACGAGGACCCCGAGTCGCAGCGGATCTGGGTCGCGGGCTACGTCGTACGCGACCCCGCGCGCGTGCCCTCCAACTGGCGCTCCCGGCGCTCGCTGGACGAGGAGCTCCGCAAGCAGGGCGTCGTCGGCATCAGCGGCATCGACACGCGTGCGCTCACCCGCCACCTGCGCGAGCGCGGCGCCATGCGGGTCGGCATCTTCTCCGGCAACGCGCTGCCCGACGAGGGCACGATGCTCGCCGAGGTCCGTCAGGCGCCCGAGATGGCGGGCGCGAACCTCGCCGCCGAGGTCGCCACCAAGGAGACGTACGTCGTCCCGGCCATCGGGGAGAAGAAGTTCACCGTCGCCGCCGTCGACCTGGGCATCAAGGGCATGACCCCGCACCGTATGGCCGAGCGCGGCATCGAGGTGCACGTGCTGCCCGCGACGGCCACGGCCGAGGACGTGTACGCCGTGAACCCCGACGGTGTCTTCTTCTCCAACGGCCCCGGTGACCCGGCGACCGCCGACGGCCCGGTGGCCGTCATGCAGGAAGTGCTCGCCCGCAAGACGCCGCTCTTCGGCATCTGCTTCGGCAACCAGATCCTGGGCCGCGCGCTCGGCTTCGGCACCTACAAGCTGAAGTACGGCCACCGCGGCATCAACCAGCCCGTGCAGGACCGCACGACCGGCAAGGTCGAGGTCACCGCGCACAACCACGGCTTCGCCGTCGACGCCCCGCTCGACAAGGTCTCCGAGACCCCCTACGGCCGCGCCGAGGTCTCCCACGTCTGCCTGAACGACCAGGTCGTCGAGGGGCTTCACCTCCTCGACCAGCCGGCCTTCAGCGTCCAGTACCACCCCGAAGCGGCAGCGGGCCCGCACGACGCCGCCTACCTGTTCGACCGCTTCGTATCCCTGATGGAGGGCCAGCGTGCCTAA
- the carB gene encoding carbamoyl-phosphate synthase large subunit codes for MPKRTDIQSVLVIGSGPIVIGQAAEFDYSGTQACRILRAEGLRVILVNSNPATIMTDPEIADATYVEPITPEFVEKIIAKERPDALLPTLGGQTALNTAISLHESGTLEKYGVELIGANVEAINKGEDRDLFKGVVEAVNAKIGYGESARSVICHSMDDVLGGVETLGGYPVVVRPSFTMGGAGSGFAHDEEELRRIAGQGLTLSPTTEVLLEESILGWKEYELELMRDKHDNVVVVCSIENFDPMGVHTGDSITVAPSMTLTDREYQILRDIGIAVIREVGVDTGGCNIQFAVNPEDGRVIVIEMNPRVSRSSALASKATGFPIAKIAAKLAVGYTLDEIPNDITEKTPASFEPTLDYVVVKAPRFAFEKFPSADSTLTTTMKSVGEAMAIGRNFTEALQKALRSLEKKGSQFTFVGEPGDKSELLAEAVRPTDGRINTVMQAIRAGATPEEVFESTKIDPWFVDQLFLIKEIADELAAADKLEPELLAEAKRHGFSDAQIAEIRGLREDVVREVRHALGVRPVYKTVDTCAAEFAANTPYFYSSYDEETEVASREKPAVIILGSGPNRIGQGIEFDYSCVHASFALSDAGYETVMVNCNPETVSTDYDTSDRLYFEPLTLEDVLEIVHAETLAGPVAGVIVQLGGQTPLGLAQALKDNGVPIVGTPPEAIHAAEDRGAFGQVLAEAGLPAPKHGTATTFAGAKAIADEIGYPVLVRPSYVLGGRGMEIVYDETRLSSYIAESTEISPSRPVLVDRFLDDAIEIDVDALYDGEELYLGGVMEHIEEAGIHSGDSACALPPITLGGFDIKRLRASTEAIAKGVGVRGLINIQFAMAGDILYVLEANPRASRTVPFTSKATAVPLAKAAARISLGATVAELRAEGLLPANGDGGTLPLDAPISVKEAVMPWSRFRDIHGRGVDTVLGPEMRSTGEVMGIDSVFGTAYAKSQAGAYGPLPTKGRAFISVANRDKRSMIFPARELVAHGFELLATSGTAEVLKRNGLNATVVRKQSEGEGPNGEKTIVQLIHDGQVDLIVNTPYGTGGRLDGYEIRTAAVARSVPCLTTVQALAAAVQGIDALNHGDVGVRSLQEHAEHLTAARD; via the coding sequence GTGCCTAAGCGCACCGATATCCAGTCCGTCCTGGTCATCGGCTCCGGCCCGATCGTCATCGGCCAGGCCGCCGAGTTCGACTACTCCGGCACCCAGGCGTGCCGCATCCTGCGCGCCGAGGGGCTCAGGGTCATCCTGGTCAACTCCAACCCGGCGACGATCATGACCGACCCGGAGATCGCCGACGCCACGTACGTCGAGCCGATCACTCCCGAGTTCGTCGAGAAGATCATCGCCAAGGAGCGGCCGGACGCCCTGCTGCCCACCCTCGGCGGTCAGACGGCGCTCAACACCGCCATCTCGCTGCACGAGTCCGGGACCCTCGAGAAGTACGGCGTCGAGCTCATCGGCGCCAACGTCGAGGCGATCAACAAGGGCGAGGACCGCGACCTCTTCAAGGGCGTCGTGGAAGCGGTGAACGCGAAGATCGGGTACGGCGAGTCCGCCCGGTCCGTGATCTGCCACTCCATGGACGACGTGCTCGGGGGCGTCGAGACGCTCGGCGGCTACCCCGTCGTCGTCCGCCCCTCCTTCACCATGGGCGGCGCCGGCTCCGGCTTCGCGCACGACGAGGAGGAGCTGCGCCGCATCGCCGGTCAGGGCCTGACGCTCTCCCCGACCACCGAGGTGCTCCTGGAGGAGTCCATCCTCGGCTGGAAGGAGTACGAGCTGGAGCTGATGCGCGACAAGCACGACAACGTCGTGGTCGTCTGCTCCATCGAGAACTTCGACCCCATGGGCGTGCACACCGGTGACTCGATCACCGTTGCCCCGTCGATGACGCTCACCGACCGCGAGTACCAGATCCTGCGCGACATCGGCATCGCGGTCATCCGCGAGGTCGGCGTCGACACCGGCGGCTGCAACATCCAGTTCGCGGTGAACCCCGAGGACGGCCGGGTCATCGTCATCGAGATGAACCCGCGCGTGTCCCGCTCCTCGGCCCTCGCCTCCAAGGCGACCGGCTTCCCGATCGCCAAGATCGCCGCGAAGCTCGCCGTCGGCTACACGCTCGACGAGATCCCGAACGACATCACCGAGAAGACCCCGGCGTCCTTCGAGCCGACGCTCGACTACGTCGTGGTCAAGGCCCCGCGCTTCGCCTTCGAGAAGTTCCCGAGCGCCGACTCCACCCTCACCACGACCATGAAGTCGGTCGGCGAGGCCATGGCGATCGGCCGCAACTTCACCGAGGCGCTGCAGAAGGCGCTGCGCTCGCTGGAGAAGAAGGGCAGCCAGTTCACCTTCGTCGGCGAGCCGGGCGACAAGAGTGAGCTGCTGGCGGAGGCCGTGCGGCCGACCGACGGGCGCATCAACACCGTCATGCAGGCCATCCGCGCGGGCGCCACGCCCGAGGAGGTCTTCGAGTCGACGAAGATCGACCCGTGGTTCGTCGACCAGCTGTTCCTGATCAAGGAGATCGCGGACGAGCTGGCCGCGGCCGACAAGCTGGAACCGGAGCTGCTCGCCGAGGCCAAGCGGCACGGCTTCTCCGACGCGCAGATCGCCGAGATCCGCGGGCTCCGCGAGGACGTCGTGCGCGAGGTGCGGCACGCGCTGGGCGTGCGCCCGGTGTACAAGACGGTCGACACCTGCGCCGCCGAGTTCGCGGCCAATACGCCGTACTTCTACTCCTCCTACGACGAGGAGACGGAGGTCGCCTCCCGCGAGAAGCCGGCCGTCATCATCCTCGGCTCCGGCCCGAACCGCATCGGCCAGGGCATCGAGTTCGACTACTCCTGCGTCCACGCCTCCTTCGCGCTCAGCGACGCCGGCTACGAGACCGTGATGGTCAACTGCAACCCCGAGACCGTCTCCACGGACTACGACACCTCCGACCGCCTGTACTTCGAGCCGCTGACGCTCGAAGACGTGCTGGAGATCGTCCACGCGGAGACGCTGGCCGGTCCGGTCGCGGGTGTGATCGTGCAGCTCGGCGGCCAGACGCCGCTGGGCCTGGCGCAGGCGCTCAAGGACAACGGCGTGCCGATCGTCGGTACGCCCCCCGAGGCGATCCACGCCGCCGAGGACCGCGGTGCCTTCGGGCAGGTCCTCGCGGAGGCCGGACTCCCGGCCCCCAAGCACGGCACGGCCACCACGTTCGCCGGGGCCAAGGCCATCGCCGACGAGATCGGCTACCCCGTCCTCGTACGGCCGTCGTACGTGCTCGGCGGGCGCGGCATGGAGATCGTGTACGACGAGACGCGGCTGTCGTCCTACATCGCCGAGTCGACCGAGATCAGCCCCTCCCGGCCCGTCCTGGTCGACCGGTTCCTCGACGACGCGATCGAGATCGACGTCGACGCGCTGTACGACGGCGAGGAGCTCTACCTCGGCGGCGTCATGGAGCACATCGAGGAGGCCGGTATCCACTCCGGCGACTCGGCGTGCGCGCTGCCCCCGATCACGCTCGGCGGGTTCGACATCAAGCGCCTGCGGGCCTCCACCGAGGCCATCGCGAAGGGTGTCGGGGTCCGCGGACTGATCAACATCCAGTTCGCCATGGCGGGCGACATCCTGTACGTCCTCGAAGCCAACCCGCGTGCCTCGCGCACCGTCCCCTTCACCTCGAAGGCGACCGCGGTGCCGCTGGCGAAGGCCGCCGCCCGGATCTCGCTGGGCGCGACCGTCGCCGAACTGCGCGCCGAGGGGCTGCTGCCCGCCAACGGCGACGGCGGCACGCTCCCGCTGGACGCGCCGATCTCCGTCAAGGAAGCCGTCATGCCGTGGTCGCGGTTCCGCGACATCCACGGGCGCGGCGTCGACACGGTGCTCGGCCCGGAGATGCGCTCCACCGGTGAAGTCATGGGCATCGACTCGGTGTTCGGCACGGCGTACGCCAAGTCCCAGGCGGGCGCGTACGGTCCGCTGCCGACCAAGGGCCGTGCCTTCATCTCGGTCGCCAACCGCGACAAGCGCTCGATGATCTTCCCGGCGCGTGAACTCGTCGCCCACGGCTTCGAGTTGCTCGCCACGTCCGGTACGGCCGAGGTGCTCAAGCGCAACGGCCTCAACGCCACGGTCGTGCGCAAGCAGAGCGAGGGCGAGGGCCCGAACGGCGAGAAGACCATCGTCCAGCTCATCCACGACGGCCAGGTCGACCTCATCGTCAACACGCCGTACGGCACCGGTGGCCGCCTCGACGGCTACGAGATCCGTACGGCCGCCGTGGCCCGGTCCGTGCCGTGCCTGACGACGGTCCAGGCGCTCGCCGCCGCCGTCCAGGGCATCGACGCGCTCAACCACGGTGACGTGGGCGTGCGTTCACTCCAGGAACACGCCGAGCATCTGACCGCGGCCCGCGACTAG
- a CDS encoding quinone-dependent dihydroorotate dehydrogenase: protein MYKLFFNLVFKRMDPEQAHHLAFRWIRLAVRIPVLRTFIAAALAPRFKELRTEAFGLRMHGPFGLAAGFDKNAVAVDGMSMLGFDHIEIGTVTGEPQPGNPKKRLFRLVPDRALINRMGFNNEGSAAVSERLGARTPVFRTVVGVNIGKTKVVPEEEAVGDYVKSTERLARHADYLVVNVSSPNTPGLRNLQATEALRPLLSAVREAADRAVTDRRVPLLVKIAPDLADEDVDAVADLAVELGLDGIIATNTTIAREGLGLKSGPSLVKETGGLSGAPLKARSLEVLRRLYARVGDRITLVGVGGIENAEDAWQRILAGATLVQGYSAFIYEGPFWGRAIHKGLAARLRTSPYATLADAVGADVRKSA from the coding sequence ATGTACAAGCTCTTCTTCAACCTCGTCTTCAAGCGGATGGACCCGGAGCAGGCCCACCATCTGGCCTTCCGCTGGATCCGGCTCGCCGTCCGCATCCCCGTGCTGCGCACCTTCATCGCCGCCGCGCTCGCGCCCCGCTTCAAGGAACTGCGGACCGAGGCGTTCGGGCTGCGGATGCACGGCCCGTTCGGGCTCGCGGCCGGCTTCGACAAGAACGCGGTCGCCGTCGACGGGATGTCGATGCTCGGCTTCGACCACATCGAGATCGGCACCGTGACGGGGGAGCCGCAGCCCGGCAACCCCAAGAAGCGGCTGTTCCGCCTTGTGCCGGACCGGGCGCTGATCAACCGCATGGGGTTCAACAACGAGGGTTCCGCGGCCGTCAGCGAGCGCCTGGGGGCTCGTACGCCCGTCTTCAGGACCGTCGTGGGCGTCAACATCGGCAAGACCAAGGTCGTCCCCGAGGAGGAGGCCGTCGGCGACTACGTGAAGTCGACCGAGCGGCTCGCCCGGCACGCCGACTATCTCGTGGTCAATGTGAGCTCGCCGAACACGCCGGGCCTGCGCAATCTCCAGGCCACGGAGGCGCTGCGGCCCCTCCTGAGCGCCGTCCGCGAGGCCGCCGACCGTGCGGTCACCGACCGGCGTGTGCCGCTCCTCGTCAAGATCGCGCCCGACCTCGCCGACGAGGACGTCGACGCGGTCGCCGACCTGGCCGTCGAGCTCGGCCTGGACGGGATCATCGCCACGAACACCACCATCGCGCGCGAGGGACTCGGTTTGAAGTCCGGGCCCTCTCTGGTCAAGGAGACCGGGGGACTCTCCGGCGCCCCGCTGAAGGCACGCTCCCTGGAGGTGCTGCGCCGCCTCTACGCGCGCGTGGGCGACCGCATCACCCTGGTGGGCGTCGGCGGCATCGAGAACGCCGAGGACGCCTGGCAGCGCATCCTGGCCGGCGCCACGCTGGTGCAGGGCTACAGCGCCTTCATCTACGAGGGCCCCTTCTGGGGCCGCGCCATCCACAAGGGGCTCGCCGCGCGCCTCCGTACGAGCCCGTACGCCACCCTCGCCGACGCGGTCGGCGCCGACGTGAGGAAGTCCGCATGA
- the pyrF gene encoding orotidine-5'-phosphate decarboxylase, with product MSLEPFGARLRRAMDERGPLCVGIDPHASLLGDWGLNDDIAGLERFSRTVVEALADRVAVLKPQSAFFERFGSRGIAVLEKSVEEARAAGALVVMDAKRGDIGSTMAAYAETFLRKDAPLFSDALTVSPYLGYGSLKPAVELARESGAGLFVLALTSNPEGGEVQHAVRGDGRNVGATMLAHLAAENTGETPLGSFGAVVGATLGDLSSYDLDINGPLLAPGIGAQGATAADLAGVFGAAVRNVVPNVSRGVLRHGPDVVALRESAERFAEEIRAAVTAA from the coding sequence ATGAGCCTGGAACCCTTTGGCGCACGTCTTCGCCGTGCCATGGACGAGCGCGGCCCGCTGTGCGTGGGCATCGACCCGCACGCCTCCCTGCTCGGCGACTGGGGTCTGAACGACGACATCGCGGGCCTGGAGCGCTTCAGCCGCACGGTCGTCGAGGCGCTGGCCGACCGGGTCGCCGTCCTCAAGCCGCAGAGCGCGTTCTTCGAGCGCTTCGGGTCGCGCGGGATCGCCGTCCTGGAGAAGTCGGTCGAGGAGGCGCGGGCGGCCGGGGCGCTGGTCGTGATGGACGCCAAGCGTGGCGACATCGGCTCGACCATGGCCGCGTACGCGGAGACCTTCCTGCGCAAGGACGCGCCGCTCTTCTCGGACGCGCTGACCGTGTCGCCGTATCTGGGCTACGGCTCGCTGAAGCCCGCGGTGGAGCTGGCGCGCGAGAGCGGGGCCGGGCTCTTCGTGCTCGCGCTCACCTCCAACCCGGAGGGCGGCGAGGTGCAGCACGCGGTCCGCGGGGACGGCCGGAACGTCGGAGCGACGATGCTCGCGCACCTGGCCGCCGAGAACACGGGGGAGACGCCCCTGGGATCCTTCGGCGCGGTCGTCGGCGCCACGCTGGGCGACCTCTCCTCCTACGACCTGGACATCAACGGACCTCTCCTTGCACCCGGAATCGGCGCCCAGGGGGCCACGGCCGCCGATCTGGCGGGTGTCTTCGGGGCGGCGGTGCGCAATGTCGTCCCGAACGTCAGCCGGGGTGTTCTGCGTCACGGTCCCGACGTGGTCGCGCTGCGTGAGTCCGCGGAGCGCTTCGCGGAGGAGATCCGGGCGGCTGTGACGGCCGCCTGA
- a CDS encoding integration host factor, with amino-acid sequence MALPPLTPEQRAAALEKAAAARRERAEVKNRLKHSGASLHEVIKQGQENDVIGKMKVSALLESLPGVGKVRAKQIMERLGISESRRVRGLGSNQIASLEREFGGSGA; translated from the coding sequence GTGGCTCTTCCGCCCCTTACCCCTGAACAGCGCGCAGCCGCGCTCGAAAAGGCCGCCGCGGCTCGCCGGGAGCGGGCCGAGGTCAAGAATCGACTCAAGCACTCCGGCGCCTCCCTTCACGAGGTCATCAAGCAGGGCCAGGAGAATGACGTCATCGGCAAGATGAAGGTCTCCGCTCTCCTCGAGTCCCTGCCGGGCGTGGGCAAGGTCCGCGCCAAGCAGATCATGGAGCGACTCGGGATCTCCGAGAGCCGCCGCGTGCGTGGCCTCGGCTCGAACCAGATCGCCTCCTTGGAGCGTGAGTTCGGCGGCTCCGGCGCCTGA
- the gmk gene encoding guanylate kinase gives MSERPRLTVLSGPSGVGKSTVVAHMRKEHPEVWLSVSATTRKPRPGEKHGVHYFFVSDEEMDKLIANGELLEWAEFAGNRYGTPRAAVLERLEAGEPVLLEIDLQGARLVRESMPEAQLVFLAPPSWEELVRRLTGRGTEPPEVIERRLEAAKIELAAEPEFDVTLVNTSVEDVARELLALMEVV, from the coding sequence ATGAGTGAACGTCCGCGGCTGACCGTGCTCTCCGGCCCCTCAGGGGTCGGCAAGAGCACGGTCGTCGCCCATATGCGCAAGGAACACCCCGAGGTCTGGCTCTCGGTGTCGGCGACGACCCGCAAGCCGCGCCCCGGTGAGAAGCATGGTGTCCACTACTTCTTCGTCTCCGACGAGGAGATGGACAAGCTGATCGCCAACGGCGAGCTCCTGGAGTGGGCCGAATTCGCCGGCAACCGTTACGGGACGCCGCGTGCGGCCGTCCTGGAGCGGCTGGAGGCGGGTGAGCCGGTCCTCCTGGAGATCGACCTCCAGGGCGCCCGGCTGGTCCGTGAGTCCATGCCCGAGGCCCAGCTCGTGTTCCTGGCTCCTCCCTCCTGGGAGGAGCTGGTGCGCAGGCTCACCGGGCGGGGCACCGAGCCGCCCGAGGTGATCGAGCGCCGCCTGGAGGCGGCCAAGATCGAGCTGGCGGCCGAGCCGGAGTTCGATGTCACCCTGGTCAACACCTCGGTCGAGGACGTAGCACGCGAGCTGCTAGCCTTGATGGAAGTTGTTTGA
- the rpoZ gene encoding DNA-directed RNA polymerase subunit omega, with translation MSSSITAPEGIINPPIDELLEATDSKYSLVIYAAKRARQINAYYSQLGEGLLEYVGPLVDTHVHEKPLSIALREINAGLLTSEAVEGPAQ, from the coding sequence GTGTCCTCTTCCATCACCGCGCCCGAGGGCATCATCAACCCTCCGATCGACGAGCTTCTTGAGGCCACCGACTCGAAGTACAGCCTCGTGATCTACGCCGCCAAGCGCGCCCGTCAGATCAACGCGTACTACTCCCAGCTCGGCGAGGGCCTCCTCGAGTACGTCGGTCCGCTCGTGGACACCCACGTCCACGAGAAGCCGCTCTCCATCGCCCTGCGTGAGATCAACGCGGGTCTGCTGACGTCCGAGGCCGTTGAGGGCCCCGCGCAGTAG
- the coaBC gene encoding bifunctional phosphopantothenoylcysteine decarboxylase/phosphopantothenate--cysteine ligase CoaBC, which translates to MGKPKVVLGVSGGIAAYKACELLRRLTESGHDVRVVPTESALHFVGAATWSALSGHPVSTEVWSDVHEVPHVRIGQHADLVVVAPATADMLAKAAHGLADDLLTNTLLTARCPVVFAPAMHTEMWEHPATQENVATLRRRGAVVIEPAVGRLTGVDTGKGRLPDPGEIFEICRRVLARGVTEPDLAGRHVVVSAGGTREPLDPVRFLGNRSSGKQGYALARTAAARGARVTLIAANTGLPDPAGVDVVQVGTAVQLREAVLKAAPDADAVVMAAAVADFRPAAYAAGKIKKKDGQEPEPVVLIRNPDVLAEISADRARPGQVIVGFAAETDDVLANGRTKLERKGCDLLVVNEVGERKTFGSEENEAVVLGADGSETPVPYGPKEALADIVWDLVTRRLR; encoded by the coding sequence GTGGGCAAGCCGAAGGTCGTTCTGGGGGTCAGCGGTGGCATCGCCGCGTACAAGGCCTGTGAGCTGCTGCGCAGGCTGACGGAGTCGGGCCACGACGTACGGGTCGTCCCCACCGAGTCCGCGCTGCACTTCGTCGGCGCCGCCACCTGGTCCGCGCTCTCCGGCCACCCCGTCTCCACCGAGGTCTGGTCGGACGTCCACGAGGTCCCGCACGTCCGCATCGGACAGCACGCCGACCTGGTGGTCGTGGCCCCCGCGACGGCCGACATGCTGGCCAAGGCGGCCCACGGCCTGGCCGACGACCTCCTCACGAACACCCTGCTCACCGCTCGCTGTCCGGTCGTCTTCGCGCCCGCCATGCACACCGAGATGTGGGAACACCCGGCCACTCAGGAGAACGTGGCGACGCTGCGCCGCCGCGGCGCCGTCGTCATCGAGCCCGCGGTGGGGCGTCTGACCGGCGTGGACACCGGCAAGGGCCGGCTGCCCGACCCGGGGGAGATCTTCGAGATCTGTCGCCGCGTCCTCGCACGCGGCGTCACCGAGCCGGATCTCGCCGGCCGTCACGTCGTCGTCAGCGCGGGCGGCACGCGCGAGCCGCTCGACCCGGTCCGCTTCCTCGGCAACCGCTCCTCCGGCAAGCAGGGGTACGCTCTCGCCCGCACCGCGGCCGCGCGGGGCGCCCGGGTCACGCTGATCGCCGCGAACACCGGACTGCCGGACCCGGCGGGCGTGGACGTCGTCCAGGTGGGGACCGCCGTGCAGCTGCGCGAGGCGGTGCTGAAGGCGGCCCCGGACGCCGACGCCGTGGTGATGGCCGCGGCCGTGGCGGACTTCCGCCCGGCGGCGTACGCGGCCGGGAAAATCAAGAAGAAGGACGGCCAGGAACCGGAGCCGGTCGTTCTGATCCGTAATCCGGACGTCCTCGCGGAGATATCGGCGGACCGTGCGCGCCCCGGCCAGGTGATTGTCGGCTTCGCCGCCGAGACGGACGACGTCCTCGCCAACGGTCGTACGAAACTGGAGCGCAAGGGATGCGACCTCCTCGTCGTGAACGAGGTGGGGGAGCGCAAGACCTTCGGTTCCGAGGAGAACGAGGCCGTGGTGCTGGGAGCCGACGGCAGCGAGACCCCGGTGCCGTACGGACCCAAGGAAGCTCTGGCCGATATCGTGTGGGACCTGGTGACACGCCGTCTGAGGTGA
- the metK gene encoding methionine adenosyltransferase, with product MSRRLFTSESVTEGHPDKIADQISDTILDALLREDPTSRVAVETLITTGLVHVAGEVTTKAYAPIAQLVRDKILEIGYDSSKKGFDGASCGVSVSIGSQSPDIAQGVDTAYEQRVEGDEDELDKQGAGDQGLMFGYATDETPNLMPLPIHLAHKLSKRLSEVRKNGTIPYLRPDGKTQVTIEYDGDKAVRLDTVVVSSQHASDIDLDSLLAPDIREFVVEPELKALLDDGIKLETEGYRLLVNPTGRFEIGGPMGDAGLTGRKIIIDTYGGMARHGGGAFSGKDPSKVDRSAAYAMRWVAKNVVAAGLASRCEVQVAYAIGKAEPVGLFVETFGTAKVDAEKIETAITEVFDLRPAAIIRDLDLLRPIYSQTAAYGHFGRELPDFTWERTDRVDALRKAAGL from the coding sequence GTGTCCCGTCGCCTGTTCACCTCGGAGTCTGTGACCGAGGGTCACCCCGACAAGATCGCTGACCAGATCAGCGACACCATTCTCGATGCGCTTCTGCGCGAGGACCCGACGTCCCGGGTCGCCGTGGAGACGCTGATCACGACCGGCCTGGTGCATGTGGCCGGCGAGGTCACGACCAAGGCTTACGCGCCGATCGCCCAGCTGGTCCGGGACAAGATCCTGGAGATCGGCTACGACTCGTCGAAGAAGGGCTTCGACGGCGCTTCCTGTGGCGTGTCGGTGTCGATCGGCTCCCAGTCCCCGGACATCGCGCAGGGCGTCGACACGGCGTACGAGCAGCGTGTCGAGGGCGACGAGGACGAGCTGGACAAGCAGGGTGCCGGCGACCAGGGCCTGATGTTCGGGTACGCGACGGACGAGACGCCGAATCTGATGCCGCTGCCGATCCACCTGGCGCACAAGCTGTCCAAGCGGCTGTCCGAGGTCCGCAAGAACGGCACGATCCCCTACCTCCGCCCGGACGGCAAGACCCAGGTCACCATCGAGTACGACGGTGACAAGGCGGTCCGCCTGGACACGGTCGTCGTCTCCTCGCAGCACGCGAGCGACATCGACCTGGACTCCCTCCTCGCGCCCGACATCCGCGAGTTCGTGGTCGAGCCGGAGCTGAAGGCCCTCCTCGACGACGGCATCAAGCTGGAGACCGAGGGCTACCGCCTCCTGGTCAACCCCACCGGCCGCTTCGAGATCGGCGGCCCGATGGGCGACGCCGGCCTGACCGGCCGCAAGATCATCATCGACACGTACGGCGGCATGGCCCGCCACGGCGGCGGCGCCTTCTCCGGCAAGGACCCGTCCAAGGTCGACCGCTCGGCGGCGTACGCGATGCGCTGGGTCGCGAAGAACGTCGTCGCCGCGGGCCTCGCCTCCCGCTGCGAGGTCCAGGTCGCCTACGCCATCGGCAAGGCCGAGCCCGTCGGCCTCTTCGTCGAGACGTTCGGCACCGCCAAGGTCGACGCCGAGAAGATCGAGACCGCCATCACCGAGGTCTTCGACCTCCGCCCGGCGGCCATCATCCGCGACCTCGACCTGCTGCGCCCGATCTACTCCCAGACCGCCGCGTACGGCCACTTCGGCCGCGAGCTGCCCGACTTCACGTGGGAGCGCACGGACCGGGTGGACGCGCTGCGCAAGGCCGCCGGCCTGTAG